A portion of the Acidisarcina polymorpha genome contains these proteins:
- a CDS encoding protease pro-enzyme activation domain-containing protein has product MIRNSRYRILCAGAAFLAGLIQPMCAVGQGSPAPRLITTTVNNSDRVPLSGSVRSAVERAVDLGAADLALPAHHVTMVLQRPGMRQASLTQYLSDVQNPHSAAYHHWLTPAEYGSRFGAAAEDVQTITAWLESEGLTIEKTSPAANLITFSGSVGQLETAFSTSIRSISIGGQKHIANTTAPQIPRAFAAAVKTVVGLDDIHPRSNLQIGPAAKYNSLTRRIEPELTLFDSVGNPYLYVDPADAATIYDTPNANLNTSYKGRTYDGTGVTVGVVGDSNVDLTPVTNYRTAFLGETTATVNLPTVIVDGDDPGLNGDEVETWLDLEVLGGIAPKAKINYYTSADSDISAGLFNAMIRAVNDNAVSVLSISFGECEALAGTETTDFIGELFQQAAAQGITVTVSSGDAGSAACDNQNSETTAINGLGVNGLGSSPNNVSVGGTDYDVLGTAFSTYVETGSTGNPPYYATALSYIPEEPWNDSTSVNGNLADNQSLLSNGSTNIIGGGGGASSVFPKPAYQNALTPADNARDLPDVSLLAANGLYGAVWVLCETSAIYGPDCVTNNGAFTSSTRFDGAGGTSAATPAFAGMLALVVQATGSRLGNVNNVLYTLAANKYSTVFHDVTTGNNAVVCTSGTQNCGGNGFMTGYNAGTGYDQASGLGSVDAAAMLANWTSAVGASSTTGLTINGSTSPVTAVHGTTLNFGVNVTPSTATGAAGLVTTATAAAGAPTLNGQPATIAISDGTGNTGYNGLPGGVYTVYANYGGDTKTAASQSNAISVNISAEASSTQLSVNAYNLAGTPLASLNAIPYGSYIFADTSVYGTAEGYAGSQGFATGTMTNLDNGTIAGTSPITSGNYASFPPVGATVYPYAVGAHSVTATYPGDSSYKPNTSNAVSFTVVKGATSSALFPATAVLVSNTSDKIEVDITTSSLALAPTGTITLSANGVTLGTSSNLTSAESVQNGTSLSYAIFNVLGSHLANGVNTITATYSGDSNYSGSTGATTVTVTEAAISLQTEAIDVSAGSTTDNTAKVTVSSAGGFAGPVNLSCAVTSAPANAISPITCGIPASIDLSGTAPATATLTVNSSAGTTTGTYVVTISGKDAATGMVTASTTSTVVVTGTPAITLTNSGAITIARGATTGNSSALSVTPVDGFTGAVSFSCAVTTSPAAAKQPITCAVSPSLATISGATAATATLTISSTAGTPVTIGAIPLRAIGGTALAGMLFFLVPTVRRRQLRGFLSLIALIALGGMVACGGSSASSGTPPSTSTGTTAGAYVVTVTATPAGASAQTATVNVTVN; this is encoded by the coding sequence TTCCGCCGCATATCATCACTGGCTCACTCCGGCAGAATACGGGTCTCGGTTCGGCGCCGCGGCCGAGGACGTGCAGACCATCACAGCGTGGCTTGAATCCGAAGGCCTGACGATCGAAAAGACATCGCCCGCAGCCAATCTCATCACCTTTTCGGGTTCGGTGGGCCAGCTTGAAACGGCATTCTCGACTTCAATCCGTTCGATTTCGATCGGCGGCCAAAAGCATATCGCCAACACCACAGCGCCCCAGATTCCACGAGCCTTCGCGGCGGCGGTAAAGACCGTGGTGGGGCTGGATGACATCCATCCCCGCTCCAACCTTCAAATCGGTCCTGCGGCGAAATATAACTCTTTAACTCGCCGGATAGAGCCGGAGCTCACGCTGTTCGACTCGGTGGGCAATCCGTATCTCTATGTGGATCCGGCGGATGCGGCCACGATCTACGACACGCCCAATGCCAACCTCAACACTAGCTATAAGGGAAGGACCTATGACGGCACCGGCGTGACTGTCGGCGTGGTTGGCGACTCGAATGTCGACCTCACCCCGGTCACGAACTATCGCACGGCCTTTCTAGGCGAGACGACCGCCACCGTCAATTTGCCGACGGTGATTGTCGACGGCGACGACCCGGGACTCAACGGCGATGAGGTGGAAACCTGGCTCGATCTTGAAGTGCTGGGCGGCATCGCGCCCAAGGCGAAGATCAACTATTACACCAGCGCCGACAGCGACATCTCCGCCGGTCTGTTCAATGCGATGATTCGCGCCGTCAACGACAATGCCGTAAGCGTACTAAGCATCAGCTTCGGCGAGTGCGAGGCGCTGGCCGGAACGGAAACCACCGACTTCATAGGAGAACTCTTCCAGCAGGCCGCGGCGCAGGGCATCACGGTGACGGTCTCCTCCGGCGACGCCGGATCCGCCGCTTGCGACAACCAAAACAGTGAAACAACCGCAATCAACGGGCTGGGGGTCAATGGACTGGGTTCTTCGCCGAACAACGTTTCGGTGGGCGGCACCGACTACGATGTTCTTGGGACGGCGTTCTCGACCTATGTGGAGACCGGGAGCACCGGCAATCCGCCTTACTATGCGACCGCGCTCTCCTATATTCCTGAAGAACCGTGGAACGACTCGACCAGCGTGAACGGCAACCTAGCCGACAATCAATCCCTGCTTTCCAACGGAAGCACAAACATCATCGGCGGCGGCGGCGGCGCGAGCAGCGTATTCCCGAAGCCGGCCTATCAGAACGCGCTTACACCCGCCGATAATGCCCGCGATCTGCCCGACGTATCGCTCTTGGCCGCCAATGGCCTCTATGGCGCGGTGTGGGTCCTCTGCGAAACAAGCGCGATTTACGGTCCGGACTGCGTCACCAACAACGGCGCGTTTACGTCCAGCACCCGGTTTGACGGGGCGGGCGGCACATCGGCCGCGACACCGGCCTTCGCCGGGATGCTGGCGCTGGTGGTGCAGGCAACCGGGTCGCGCCTGGGCAACGTCAACAATGTCCTCTACACGCTGGCGGCAAATAAATACAGCACGGTCTTCCATGACGTCACCACCGGAAACAATGCAGTCGTCTGTACCTCCGGAACCCAGAACTGCGGCGGCAACGGCTTCATGACCGGCTACAACGCCGGGACGGGGTATGACCAGGCCTCAGGCCTCGGCAGCGTGGATGCCGCCGCCATGCTGGCCAACTGGACCAGCGCCGTCGGCGCAAGTTCGACCACCGGGCTGACCATCAATGGCTCGACCTCGCCTGTCACCGCGGTTCATGGCACAACCCTGAATTTTGGCGTAAACGTGACTCCATCGACCGCCACAGGCGCGGCGGGTCTGGTGACGACCGCGACGGCCGCAGCCGGCGCGCCCACCCTCAATGGCCAGCCAGCCACCATCGCGATCAGCGATGGTACGGGCAATACCGGCTACAACGGCCTGCCCGGCGGCGTCTATACCGTCTATGCCAACTATGGCGGAGACACGAAGACCGCTGCTAGCCAGTCCAACGCAATCAGCGTAAACATCTCTGCCGAGGCCAGTTCGACCCAGCTCTCAGTGAACGCCTACAACCTCGCCGGGACGCCGCTGGCGAGCCTCAATGCGATCCCGTACGGCTCGTATATCTTCGCCGACACGTCGGTCTATGGAACGGCGGAGGGTTATGCCGGCTCCCAGGGTTTCGCCACCGGAACGATGACCAACCTGGATAACGGAACAATCGCCGGCACCTCGCCGATCACCAGCGGCAACTACGCCTCGTTTCCGCCAGTCGGCGCCACTGTCTATCCTTACGCTGTCGGCGCGCATAGCGTGACGGCGACCTATCCAGGCGACTCGAGCTACAAGCCAAACACTTCCAACGCGGTGAGCTTCACGGTTGTCAAGGGCGCAACGTCATCGGCTCTCTTCCCGGCAACAGCAGTGCTCGTCTCAAACACCAGCGACAAGATCGAAGTGGACATCACAACATCCAGCCTCGCGCTAGCGCCCACCGGTACCATCACCCTCAGCGCCAATGGCGTAACGCTCGGGACCTCCTCGAACCTCACGAGCGCGGAGAGCGTCCAGAACGGAACTTCGCTTTCCTACGCGATCTTCAACGTCCTCGGGTCGCATCTGGCCAACGGGGTGAACACGATTACCGCAACCTACAGCGGCGATTCGAACTACTCCGGTTCGACTGGCGCGACAACCGTCACCGTCACTGAGGCGGCCATCTCGCTGCAGACGGAAGCGATCGATGTCAGCGCTGGCAGCACCACCGACAACACGGCAAAGGTGACCGTCAGCTCAGCCGGGGGATTTGCCGGCCCAGTCAATCTGAGCTGTGCTGTCACCTCTGCGCCGGCCAATGCCATCAGCCCGATCACCTGCGGCATCCCCGCGTCGATCGATCTGTCTGGAACTGCCCCGGCAACGGCAACCCTGACCGTCAACTCCTCCGCAGGCACCACGACGGGAACTTATGTCGTTACGATATCGGGTAAGGATGCCGCTACCGGCATGGTCACGGCCTCGACGACCAGCACGGTCGTCGTCACCGGGACTCCAGCCATCACGCTGACCAACAGCGGGGCGATCACGATCGCTCGTGGGGCGACGACCGGTAACAGTTCAGCACTCTCGGTGACTCCTGTTGACGGATTCACAGGCGCCGTAAGCTTCTCCTGCGCCGTCACCACGTCCCCGGCTGCGGCAAAGCAGCCGATCACCTGCGCGGTATCGCCGAGTTTGGCGACAATCAGCGGCGCGACGGCGGCGACGGCAACCCTGACGATCAGCTCGACGGCTGGAACTCCTGTCACAATCGGAGCGATTCCGCTTCGCGCCATTGGCGGGACAGCGCTGGCGGGAATGCTGTTCTTCCTGGTTCCAACCGTTCGGCGTCGTCAGCTTCGGGGTTTCCTTTCGCTGATCGCTCTGATCGCTCTGGGCGGCATGGTGGCATGCGGCGGTTCCTCGGCTTCATCGGGCACCCCTCCTTCAACGTCGACCGGCACCACTGCGGGAGCCTATGTCGTTACCGTAACCGCGACTCCGGCTGGAGCCAGCGCGCAAACCGCGACCGTGAACGTGACTGTGAACTAG
- a CDS encoding FG-GAP-like repeat-containing protein — protein sequence MLRFLPAGARTAVTLITIGCSSIAFSQRQAQPAPLKTKTPPVTALQKRYQTPADQLMIPYLKAHGNSGSRVDAIHPNATSDVTVPNFGGYVNAPNFPARNTASLAAGIFDTGVTVELEADFNKDGKPDIAVMQEDGTLNILIGDGAGNLSAPTSYFNPNQATTNVLNANAVDVNGDGAVDIVAFDYINNAVITWLNLGNGQFNAAVTTLLDTTYGYAGQVYAADVNGDGKADLIYDTTIAQSNTSTTIALEVQLGAGDGTFGQSSAAKVQQLTIPASVSLFQAASMAMGDINGDGKIDLALGLPENTGSTGNLVVMTVLGNGDGTFSIFGATQAISAAALTGPFGPFFNSSGVSLADVNGDGKVDVLSELDGTLYVAPGNGDGTFGAPVTSSDAAIVGPASTVILDVNGDGKPDFVTAGGTLGILLGNGDGTFAAPTASNQYVIDPAGYNSLLAGDFNGDGKQDLALLGATYVQVSLFFGNGTNFPGAPVVTANNDPQAISTELVASGNYTKSGYQSPLFLYQNSTTFISQLYTGVNDGKGNFTSVQSLAGGLPSDLQYIQPIQADLNGDGLTDLAYATSTGDVLVALSKGDGTFGTPASIGIGTEACPVYYGAAGDINGDGKVDLVIPYGSDAACGSLSGGPSGYWVALGNGDGTFAKPVFMQFGTELYSLTLADINGDGKLDMLINDVPFVNGSGYQLSYAPGNGDGTFGQSSVIESSYVISNVATADINGDGKLDIVLSAEEVAGSDVTTGGIVTITGNGDGTFNLPSTVTMGDFFYGMQVADMNNDGIPDIVACLYETDGQPVENFGMVTYIGLGNGQFTGPYNQLQTLGSTLPLVGSFYDDNAMDVMTETGYGPALFIGQGGSSLALTSSGSLINFGDSTMLTATVKAGLAGRPAATGSISFYDGTTLLGTASLSSGAATYSPAALAIGTHTISAVYAGDTNYNPVTSASSSITVAALPPAFTLTGTPAKVTVTGGSQGVVTLNLTANASFSGAVTLSCSGMPTNGTCTVNPGSAMLTAGGSSVATLLIGTSATHAELQSVPSPWQVPATGASLAALCGVLFLRRRRLHISSALGLVALLWIGAFMAGCGGGGNPKNSSALTVTPGSYTITVSATPATGSTAAAQTTTVSLTVN from the coding sequence ATGCTGCGATTTCTCCCTGCCGGCGCTCGAACGGCGGTTACGTTGATTACGATCGGTTGCTCAAGTATCGCCTTCTCTCAGCGGCAAGCGCAGCCGGCGCCGCTGAAGACCAAGACCCCTCCGGTCACGGCTCTTCAAAAGCGCTACCAGACACCGGCAGACCAGTTGATGATCCCCTATCTCAAGGCACACGGAAACTCGGGCTCTCGGGTCGACGCGATCCATCCGAATGCAACATCCGATGTCACGGTGCCGAACTTCGGTGGTTACGTAAACGCGCCGAATTTCCCCGCGCGAAACACCGCATCGCTGGCCGCCGGCATCTTCGATACCGGCGTTACCGTTGAATTGGAAGCCGACTTCAATAAGGACGGCAAGCCGGATATCGCCGTTATGCAGGAAGACGGGACTCTCAACATCCTGATAGGAGACGGGGCGGGCAATCTGAGCGCTCCAACGAGCTACTTCAATCCGAACCAGGCGACGACTAACGTCTTGAATGCGAATGCAGTGGACGTGAACGGCGATGGCGCAGTGGATATCGTGGCCTTCGACTACATCAACAATGCCGTGATCACCTGGTTGAATCTTGGCAACGGCCAGTTCAACGCCGCTGTCACCACGCTGCTCGATACGACGTACGGCTATGCCGGCCAGGTGTATGCAGCCGATGTCAACGGCGACGGCAAGGCCGACCTGATCTACGACACCACGATCGCGCAATCCAACACCAGCACCACGATCGCCCTGGAGGTGCAGCTGGGCGCAGGAGATGGAACCTTCGGCCAGTCCTCCGCGGCCAAGGTGCAGCAGCTCACAATTCCAGCCTCGGTATCGCTGTTTCAGGCGGCGAGTATGGCCATGGGAGATATAAATGGCGACGGCAAGATAGACCTTGCTCTGGGGCTGCCCGAGAATACCGGCAGCACCGGCAACTTGGTTGTGATGACCGTGCTCGGCAACGGCGATGGAACCTTTTCGATCTTTGGGGCGACACAGGCCATTTCGGCAGCGGCGCTTACCGGCCCCTTCGGACCGTTCTTCAATAGCAGCGGCGTCTCTCTGGCGGATGTGAACGGCGATGGCAAGGTCGACGTCCTCTCCGAGCTGGACGGCACTCTCTATGTTGCCCCCGGTAATGGCGACGGAACCTTTGGCGCGCCCGTCACGAGTTCAGACGCCGCGATCGTCGGCCCGGCATCGACGGTAATTCTAGACGTGAACGGCGATGGCAAGCCGGACTTCGTGACCGCGGGCGGCACCCTCGGCATATTGCTCGGCAACGGCGACGGAACCTTCGCCGCGCCGACTGCCAGCAACCAATACGTTATCGATCCGGCCGGCTACAATTCGCTGTTGGCGGGGGACTTCAACGGCGACGGCAAGCAGGATCTCGCGTTGCTCGGAGCCACCTACGTACAGGTCTCGCTGTTCTTCGGCAACGGCACGAACTTTCCCGGAGCGCCGGTTGTGACAGCCAACAACGATCCGCAGGCAATTTCGACGGAGCTGGTAGCGAGCGGAAACTACACCAAGTCCGGATATCAGAGCCCGCTGTTTCTGTACCAGAATTCAACTACCTTTATTTCGCAGCTCTATACCGGAGTGAATGACGGCAAGGGAAACTTCACCTCGGTGCAATCGCTTGCCGGTGGGCTGCCTTCAGACCTCCAGTATATTCAACCCATCCAAGCCGACCTCAACGGAGACGGCTTGACCGACCTCGCCTACGCGACCTCAACGGGCGATGTTCTGGTTGCGCTCTCCAAAGGAGACGGAACCTTCGGCACACCCGCGTCGATCGGCATTGGCACTGAGGCCTGCCCTGTCTACTACGGCGCGGCCGGCGACATCAACGGCGATGGCAAAGTCGACCTGGTTATCCCATACGGTAGCGATGCAGCCTGCGGCTCTCTCTCCGGCGGCCCTTCAGGATACTGGGTGGCGCTGGGCAATGGAGACGGTACCTTCGCCAAGCCCGTATTTATGCAATTCGGTACCGAACTCTACAGCTTGACGCTTGCCGACATCAATGGCGATGGCAAGCTCGACATGCTGATCAACGATGTTCCATTCGTCAACGGCTCCGGATATCAACTCTCCTATGCTCCCGGGAACGGAGATGGGACCTTCGGTCAGAGCTCGGTGATCGAGAGCAGCTATGTCATCAGCAATGTGGCGACGGCCGACATCAACGGAGACGGCAAGCTCGACATTGTGCTCAGCGCAGAAGAGGTTGCCGGCAGTGACGTCACCACCGGCGGCATTGTGACCATCACCGGCAACGGAGACGGCACCTTCAATCTGCCGTCCACGGTCACCATGGGCGACTTCTTCTACGGAATGCAGGTAGCCGATATGAACAACGACGGCATTCCCGACATCGTCGCCTGCCTGTATGAGACAGATGGCCAACCCGTAGAAAATTTTGGGATGGTCACTTACATCGGACTCGGCAATGGCCAGTTCACGGGCCCGTACAACCAGCTCCAGACCCTCGGCAGCACCTTGCCGCTGGTGGGAAGCTTCTACGACGACAACGCAATGGACGTGATGACCGAGACCGGATATGGGCCGGCGCTCTTTATCGGCCAAGGCGGCTCTTCTCTCGCGCTGACCTCATCGGGGTCGTTGATCAACTTCGGCGATTCGACCATGTTGACCGCCACCGTCAAGGCGGGCCTGGCAGGTCGTCCTGCAGCGACTGGCTCCATCTCGTTCTACGATGGAACGACACTGCTCGGTACGGCCTCGCTCAGCTCCGGTGCGGCGACCTACTCGCCGGCTGCGCTGGCCATCGGTACGCATACCATAAGCGCAGTATATGCGGGAGACACGAACTATAACCCCGTTACATCGGCCTCGTCGTCGATCACGGTTGCTGCGCTGCCGCCTGCCTTTACCCTCACTGGAACGCCGGCTAAGGTAACCGTCACGGGTGGATCGCAGGGCGTGGTTACACTGAATCTCACGGCCAACGCGAGCTTCAGCGGAGCGGTCACCCTCAGTTGCTCGGGCATGCCAACGAACGGCACTTGCACGGTTAACCCGGGTAGCGCGATGCTGACGGCTGGCGGTTCATCCGTAGCGACACTGCTCATTGGAACCTCCGCAACGCATGCCGAGTTGCAGAGCGTTCCCTCACCCTGGCAGGTTCCCGCTACCGGAGCAAGCCTAGCAGCCCTCTGCGGCGTCTTGTTCCTCCGCCGCCGACGCCTCCACATCTCGTCGGCGCTCGGGCTCGTTGCGTTGCTCTGGATCGGTGCTTTCATGGCTGGTTGCGGTGGCGGTGGCAATCCCAAGAATTCGTCGGCCCTGACCGTGACCCCAGGCAGCTACACCATTACCGTGTCGGCCACACCGGCCACTGGCAGTACGGCCGCCGCACAGACGACGACGGTTTCTCTTACCGTGAATTAG